The genomic DNA CTCTTTGATAAAAATCCAACAGTGATGATCAGATCATAACTTTTCGAATCACTGTACGTCATGAGTTGCCTCTCAGTCTCCTTGACAGGATCTATTGGCTCATAGTAATCAAAATCTATGCCAAGATCAAATTTAGCCTTATTCAGAGCTTTATGGGCAAGATCATTATATCCTTCATCTCCCAGACCCCCTGCACTGTAAATTATCGCTACTTTGTTTTCTGAAATTGCTAAAAACTCCGTACAAAAAAATAAAAATACCAGCAAAAGTATTTTTCTCATAGATTCCTCCTTAGATTAAAAAAAAGATCCCAGCCGAATCTGAAATCTTTACTTATTTATTATTCACCTGATATTGCTTCTACCGGACATACCCCTTCGCATGCTCCGCAATCAATACAAGTTGCTCCATCTATTGCATATTTTCCATCTGCTTCAGCTATTGCTTCTACTGGACATACTCCTTCACATGCTCCGCAAGCTATACAAGTTTCTTTGTTTATTGAATAAGCCATACTGTTTCCTCCTAAATATATTTGAATTTATTTTATATCACAACATTAAAGTATCATTTTTTGTTTCTTATGTCAATGAAAAATATTCGTTTGAAAGTCTTAATTTATAATGCTTCGAGGATATTTTAGTTTGATAATAAAACTAATTCATGACTTTTTCATATTAATTTTTCAAATACTCTGCACAGCTTAAAATCTCTGCATAATAGTACCCTAATGCTGTCATAAAAGAACTTTGAATATCTTCTGCTGTAACAATATTTCCCTCAAAGATAAAATCTCTTGTTGCACATGTATCTTTTATTACCACACATTTATATCCTAGGTCTCTGGCAGCTCTCGTAGTGGAGTCTACACACATATGTGTCATCATTCCAGTTATAACCAGATTTTCTATATTTTTTTCTTTTAGATATTCGTCCAGTTCTGTATTAAAAAAACTGTTCGGATAGTTTTTTACTACTATTTTTTCAGAAGCTAGCGGCATTATTGCCTCATGAATCTCAGATCCGTAAGTATCTTTCAGAAAAAATCCTGCTTCCTCTCTTATTGCGATATGCTTTATAAAGATAATTTCCTTTTTTTCATTTCGGAATTTTGCAAGCAATCTTTTTATGTTTTCTAAAGCTTTCAGAGGATTTTTCAGTTCCATTTTCCCGTTTTCAAAGTAATCATTCTGTACATCAATTATTAATAGTGCTTCTTTCATGGCTTTCTCCCGGTATTCTCTAAATTTCAAAACTCACAGATGAAAAATTTTCATAAAGCCTTCCGGATTTTGCAGTAAAACGTAAAACACAGTAATCTTCATCATCTACTCCTTTTTTATAGTAAAGAGTATCTCCGTCCCGCCATATACGCTTTTTTGTATCACTGTCCGTTAGTACCTCCATATTTCCTTCAAGCAGAACGCCTATAAATAATCTGTCATTATAGAAATACAGACTGGCTCTGGGATTTTCTCTATACTGCCCTACCCGCATTGAGGAGGTATTCGTAGTAAAAAATATTTCCTTCAAACCATTTATTTCCCGTGGTGCAAGCATTGCCTTTATATCAGGAAATCCGTCGCTGCTTACTGATCCTATGATTGACACACTGCTTTTTTTTATTAGTTCCAGAGATTTTAATTTTATTTCTTCTTCCATACTGCTGCCTCCTTGTTTTATAAACTCTTTTCCGAATTCCTGCAGGGCTTCCAGTGTGGGAAGTAATTTCTCGCCTAATTCCGTGAGATAGTAATCTGTCCTCAAAGGATAGGTATTATAATCCTTCTTAGCAATTATACCTGCATCTATCAGCTCATTCAGATGCTGCAGCAGCATTTTTTCATTTATATTTTTTATTTTTCTTAAATCCTTGAGCCTTTTTGTCCCGCTGCTCAGTTCCCACAAAATTATCGTCTTCCATTTGGCAGATATCAGATCAGTTGCCAATTCCAGAGGACATGTGAATTCTTCCCTGAGTTTCATATTTCACCTGCCTGTGTTTTGATATTTATATTTTATTACATAAGTATAAAAAGAGCAATAACCCACTTTTTTGTTAGTATAATCACGATACCATTCCGCTTATGCTGACAATTTTTCTTATTTCAGATCCTACTTTAAAATCTTTATAAAACAGCTCTGGAAATTCCTTTCCAATTTCAAGCTTCTCAAGTATTATCCCAAATAAATCATAATCATAAATAATTATATCAATATATGATTTATACAATCCTGTAGCAGCGCCGAAAATCTCGAATATATCCCCGTATTCCGGCAATTCTGCAAGTATACTCTCCAGCTTATCCCTTAACGGTATTTTTTCTTCATTGGGAACTTCACTGTTATCATAAAAAAGCATACCGTAAATACCGCCCTGTCCGCTCATAAAGTTATATTCATTATTTTCTTCTGCATATTCTTCCACGACTGACATATTTGAACTAAAGCCCACTACTATATCATTTCTTACTGCTCTCAGATCCTCTATATTTTCTATGTCACATCTGTAAGTATTATATCTGTCGAGTATTTTAGGGTTCTTTATCCATGAGTTCTCTTCTGATATTTCATCCATTTTTATGCTGAATTCACGTAGTGTAAGTGTTTCCTCAGGACTTGACTCTATATCCTCTATTTTTATCATTCCCAGATAAGACTCGACTATCCCCTCACCCAAGAGTGCATCCATAATATTATAAATAACGTTATACATCTCATTTTCTTCAAAAACTTTTTTCTGTCCGAAAAATTTTGGACAAAGAACTAGAATATCTACTCTTTTTCTTTCTGCATCAATATTTTTTATCAAAACACTGAAATCTTCCTCATAAAAATTTTCATCATTTATCAGGAGACGCATATTTTTTATACCCATTGCCGGTTTCATATCATAAAAATTCCATTTTTTCTTTAATTCCACAGGCATTTTTCTCTTAAAATAATCTGCAATAAAATATCTGCTCTTTAGACCTGCAGGATTAAAAATCAATTCATACTTATTTTCTGTGGATGATTTTCCCATCATAAACGGCATATCTATTTCAAACATACTGTCAATGTCCGAAAATCTTTCCATTATTTTATTTTCATCCATTAAGCTTCTTATTTCACTCTCTTTTTCAGAAAAAAGTTTCCAAAAATCTTCAGTTCTCTCCTTTAGACTCTTCATTTGCTCACCTCTCAATTTCATTTATCAGATTATACCATAAAATTTCTAATTTAAATTCCAAAATAAAACTTTAGTTGTAAAAATATCTCTAATATGAAAAAAAAGACCTCTAATAGGTCTTTTAAAGGAGTTTTATGAAGAAAAAATTATTATTTCTTTGTTATGTATTTAGTATAATGTATTTCGCTTAGTCATAACTTTTTTTTATCTTAGCTCTTCATTTGTTCGTACAATAATGTCCTATCTCTTGTTTTTCTTGTTCAAATTTCATAATTACTGTTTTTATCAGCTAAAATAATTTGATTTTAATTAAAAATAATAGTATAAATGAAGTATAAAATATTTTGGAGGTAATGCATATGAAAATATTATTGTTTCATAGTAAAAAATTTCCAATAACCAAAGAAGCACAAAATATAATAGACAATGAATTTCAAAATCATAAATTTTTCACGGTAAATTCCAGAAATTCATTATTTCAGGAGCTTCCTGATACGGATATTTTCCTTACAGGAGTATTTACCAAAGAAATGGCTGATATTTCAAAAAAATTAAAGTGGGTAAATGCACTAAGTGCAGGGGTTGATAATTTTGATCTGGAATTATTCAGAAAAAATAATATAATTTTTACTAATTCCACAGGGATGCATAAAATACAGATGTCGGAATATGCCGTAATGTCTATGGTTATGCTTATAAGAAATATGAATTTCTTTATGAAAAATCAATATAATAATATCTGGAATCAGGAAATTACACAAAGCCAGATATCAGGCAAAACTCTCGGCATTCTTGGTCTGGGTTCCATAGGCAGGGAAACTGCCCGAAAAGCTCATTTTATGGGAATGAAGGTTATTGGTCTAAATACTTCCGGAATAAATAAAGATGAGTTTATTGAAAAAGTTTATACACTGAAAGATCTGGACACTGTTATAAAGAACAGCGACTTTCTGATTAATCTTCTTCCTAGCAGAGAAGAAACAAAATATCTTCTTACACTTGAAAAAATGAAATTAATGAAAAAAGGCGCTTATTTTATAAATATGGGAAGAGGCAGTATTATAAGCAATGATACTCTTTACGAAGTCTTAAAAGATAATATTATCTCTGGAGCTGTGTGTGACGTATTTGAAACTGAGCCTCTCTCACAGGAATCTCCGCTGTGGAAACTGGAAAATCTTATTATTACTCCGCACATATGCGGTAATTCTGACACATACATAGCAAAAGCTCTCAGAGTATTTTCTGATAATTTCCAGAATTATATAAATAATGAAAAAATGTTTAATGTAATTACATGAAATATTCTATAGCCGGTATTGAATATTTCTCATTTTAATACTTAAAGCGAAAGGAATATATTATATTTATGCACAGCTTTATGCTTTTGGACAGATCGGAAGAAAAATGCAAAATGATTATGGAAAAGTACCGCCATTACAGAATGCCTGGCAAACTTATTATGAATGCAGAAGATGAGATAATAACTGAACTCATGGAAGACTGACCACAAACCCTGAAATTTCAAAAATAAAGCATTTCAGACTTAATTATAGATTTTTATAAAAATAAAAAAGATCTGTTTCCAGATCTTTTAAAGGAGTTTTATGAAGAAAAATTATTATTTTTATTGGTATGTGTTAATTATAGCCATTGCTTCTTAGTTCTCCATTAATTTAAGCTTTGTCTTTTATTTGAATAATTATTCTACAAGGCAGGAAATGTTTTATTTTCATTTCCTGCCGTTTTTATAAAATAGTTATATTTTTCACTCTGCACTAAATGCTTCTGTTATATCAATAATCCCTTCATTCCCTGCTGCTTTCAGCTGCTTCACGAGCATATCCGCAGCAGTATTCTCTCTTTCAGTAAGTGCTTCCAGCAGCATCGGAAGATTTACACCCGAAACAGCATTTATTTTATAGTTTTCAGCAAGCAGAAGTGCTGTAGCATTCGAAGGTGAACCGCCAAATATATCTACAAGCAGTAAATGAGAGAAATCATTATCAAATTCATTAATTGCTTTTTTTAACTTTTCCACAAGTGTATCCAGAGATTCTCCGGGATTAAAAATCACTGTTTTCAGATTTTCCTGCTCTCCGATTATCATTTCTGCCGATTTGCATATTCCTTCGGCAAATTCACCATGTGACATTACCAAAATATTTATCATTCTTTCCCTCCGTTTAAAATAATCTTATTAATGATCCTGCTGCTCCGATTAATATAAGAAGCAAAAGAAGCTTCATCACAGATATATTTTTTTTATCATGCAGATACCATATGACCATTACCAGTATAAACGGAAGAATCCCCGGCATAAGTCCGTCAAAAATATCCTGGAGCTTTGTTACACTTTCACCGTTTCCCCATGCTATTTTTGTTTTAAGTGAAATAAACTGCGCTGACAGTCCGCCTACCACTGTTAATCCTAATATAGCCAGAAATGCCGTTGCCTTACTTATCATTTCCGGAGAGAAAATCTCGGAATCCATTATTTTCATTCCCTCTTTAAAGCCGAACTGTATTCCCCACATTGAGAATCCAATTGTTATTGCTGTCCATATTACTGCAAACATTACAGGACCTAAAATATTTCCCTCAAGAGCCAGCCCCATCCCAAAGCTCAAAAGAAGCGCATTTCCCGTACTTGCAAACAATGAATCTCCCAGAGCTGCCATCGGTCCCATTAAGCCTGATTTTATTGCATTAAATACATCATCCGGAATATCTTCTCCCTTTGATTTCTGTACCTCCATAGCTGCAACAGCACCTATAAGCGGTGTTCCTATAGTAGGCTCAGTATTGAAAAAGCTCATATGTCTGCTTAAAGCATGTCCTAATTCTTCTTTTGTATTGGTTACTTTCTTTAGTACAGGAACCATGCTCCAGGCAAAGGCCACATTCTGCATTCTTTCCCAGTTCCATGCCGAAGTATTGGACATAAGCCATCTTACTCCTACTTTATATAAATCTTTCTTTGTCACTTCATTTTTCATATTATTTTCAGACATCCGCCGCCTCCCTGCTTGAATTATTCAAAAAACTGATCAGAGCAAGTGCTATTCCTATAAGAGCTATTGTAAAGATAGGAAGATTTAATGCTGTAACAGCAATAAACCCAATTATAAAATAGCTTATCAAAGCCGGAGATGACAGCAGCATTTTCAAAAGCACGGCCATCCCTAAAGCAGGAAGCATTCCTCCTATTACTGTAATGATATTAGTAAGCCATTCTGGAATCAGCTGAACCAGATTCTGTGCAATAGATGCACCAAAATACAGTACCAGAAATGCCGGAATAAATCTTAATACCAGTGCAATAATCTGCGGAAGTCCCAATGTCATAAAAGTAAGTTTTCCTACTTCACCGTTTAAGGCATATTCATCTGTTTTATGTACTAAAAACGAATTTATTGTAGCAAACAGCTGCCATACAAAGGTTCCTACAAGTCCCAAGGGCACAGCTATCGATACAGCCATTTCCGCTGTCACTCCTGTAGACAGAGCAAGTGCTGTTCCCACATAGCCTGCGAAATTTATATCCGATGACATTGCACCTCCCGGTGTAACCGCCCCTATATATAAAGCATTAATTGTAGCCCCTATAATAACGCCGTTTCTGACATCCCCCATAATTATACCAACAATAAGTCCTGCAACCAAAGGTTTTCCAAATACATGATAGGAAATACCCTGTCCTCCCAGCCACGGAGTTGCTATCCATGCAAGATATGCAAAAAGTGAAACTAAAATTGCCTGCAATAGTGTCATACTTTTTCTCCTTTTTTAAAATTTTGTTACTGTCTGTCCGGGAACTGTCTGCATAAAAATATCAATATTTTCTATTGCTTCCAGTTCTTTTATAGCTGCATAATTTTCTTCGTCAAGATACACTGTCTGTGCATATTTCTTTCTCCCGGCGTCCATCCCCATATTACCCACATTCATTTTCCATTCATAACACAGATTTTCTTGTATTACCTTTTTAGCATTAACAGGTGCCTTTGTTATTATAAGAAGATCCTTTTCTTCAAAATCACAAAGACAGCTTTTGGCATCTTCTACTGATTTTATTACCAGCTTTATATTTTTAGGCGTAGCCATAGTCAGTGCCTTCGAAATAATAGGATTACCTGCTGCCAGGTCATCTATTACCAGTATACTTTTGACATTAAGCTGCTTTATCCACGCTGTTACCACCTGTCCGTGTACTAATCTGTCATCTATTCTTAAAAACATAATTTTTTCCTCCTAAATCTTACTATGCGTCATAAAGCACCCTGCTCATTACCTCGTCCTGTACATCTCTTTCAAGATTTACAAATATTGCACTAAAACCACTTACTCTAACTACAAGATCAGGATATTTTTCCGGATGATCCTGTGCATCTTTGAGAACTCCCCGATCTACCACAGTTACCATTAAGTGGCATCCTCCCTTTTTAAAATAAGTATCGAATAATGATTTTATTATTTTTCTGTTTTTATTAAACATATTCGGAGTAAACTTTATATTCTGAACAGAGCCTCCATGATACTTTGCATCAAATCTGGACAGTGAATTCAGCAGTGCTGTAGGACCGTTTTTATCTGCTCCTCCCTGCGGATTATTAGCAGGATTCATAAACTGTCCCGAATATCTTCCGTCAAGAGATGCTGATGTTTTTCTTCCCCATTCTGTATTTGTCTGGTTATTGCTTATTACAATAAGAAAATAATCCATACCTTTTTTAAGCCCTCTGTCCCTGTTTCCTTTAGCAACAAATTCATAAAGATCATTTGCCAGTTCGTCTGCTTCCTCTATGTCATTTCCGTATTTACCGCAATTCCATAATTCCTCGCGTATTTTTTCATATCCTTTAAAATTATGGTGAGCAGCTTCGTTTAATTCTTTCAATGTATATTTTTTCTGATCAAAAACCAATGTTTTAATAGCATAAAGTGCATCGCTGGAATTAATATTACCGTATGTCTCATTCGTACCGCCTAGATATCTTACCCCGCCGTCTAAAATAGATTTTCCCCTGCTTATACAGTCATTAGTAAGTATACTCGCAAACATAAAGGATACTTCCCTGTTCATTACTTCATAACTGTGATATTGTGCATCAGCAGATAAATCAAGATAATAATCCAGCAGCTCTTTGTACTTGGAATAAAGCTCATCAAAGCTTCTGTATTCATCCGGATCTTTCATAATTATATTTCCGGATTTTTTTTTACCGTCCATGGGATCTATCCCTTTATTCAAAGTAATATTCAAAATTTTTAGTAAATTTATAAGTATATTCGGGGTTCCTACACTCTGACCCTGAATAACAAATTCGCCGCACCCGAAAGGTACATACTGTTCTGCTGTTTCTCTGTCCACACGCATGCTGTACATTACTGCCGGAATATTTATCTCGTCATTATAAAGCGTGGGATATGTTACACCCTCACCTATACAGTCATATGCCATATCCATAATATCCTGCGGTGTTTCCTTTGTTATTCTCAAGGTAAACTGCGGCTCTACATATTTACAGTCTTTTGTTACCTTTAGAGCTATACGTGTAAAAATATCCGCTGCTTCTATATTTTTACGTCCGTAGCCGCCGGTAATTATTCGCCCGTTTACCGTTGTTCTTCTGTTTTCTATTAATGTCCACAGTGACTTTAGATATCTGTAAGCATCTTCCTCTGTTATAAGCCCTGTTTCAAGATCATGTTTCAGATACGGACCGAGATAGTCGTCAAGACGTCCATAATTAATACAGCCGGCAAGTAAAGCATAAAGCCAGAACATCTGCAATGCCTGATGAAAAGTTTTGGGTTTGTTATTTCTTATTGCAGACAGACTCTCATCTATAAGAAGGAGCTCTTTTAATCTCTCTTCTCCTGCATTTTTCATTGCCTTGGCGATAAGCTTTCTTTCATAATCAACTGTTTTTTCATATAAATCCAGTGTTTCCAATGCAATCTTTAGAAATTCATTTTCTGCGGATTTATTCAGTTTATCTTTTATGATATTTTTCAGACCATCAATTCCGTTATCCAGAAGCTTCGGATAATCAAGCATCATCCCGCTGAGTCTCGCTGTTGCCATCAAAGGATAATTACAGTCTATAAATCTTCCTATGGTATCTTCAGTAAGCACATCTTTGCAGTATAGAGCTTTTACATCATGCTCTTCCCAATATTTTCCGATTTTATCGACACGCTTTTTATCCTCTTCTGATACAAGTTCACTTTGAAACTTCTGTAGTTTGTCAAAAACACAATAATGCCCCACACCTCCTACAGATGTAACAGAACCAAATCCTACGGGAAGAAAATCAAGTCTTCCAGCTATCAGATCATCTTCTTCTATATTTCTGAATAATCTGGGAAAAATAACATTCAGACAGTTTATTTCTCTTTTTTCTTTGGATAAATGTAACGATGCTTTATGAACCGAAGTATATTCCTCCATAATATCCAGCTGTTCTGCCGTTGACTTTTCACACGGAAGTTTTTTACTGACTTCTACATTCTGTGCACCAGATATATTTATCTTTTTCATTTTAATGTTTGCTCCTTTCGGCATCACGCCAGTTATCCTGATATCCCCCAAGTAAATCTACAAATCTTTTTGCAGTCAGATGCGGTCTTGTTATGGCACTTCCTACTACTACTGCATGTGCCCCGAGATAAAGACATTCCATAGCCTCTTCCGGTGTGTATATATGCCCTTCCATAAGTACATATGCTTCATCCTTAAAGTCTCTGCACATTCTTGCGAATTCTCTCATATTAGCGCCCTCTATATGCTTAGTTTCTTCAGTATAGCCGTATAATGTAGGAGCTACTATATCCGCTCCGTTGTCTATAGCACGTCTTGCTTCGGCATAATTAGCTACATCAGCAAAAATAATTGCTTCTGGTATCTCTCGTTTCACTATCGGAAGAAGATCCCATGCCTTGGTTTTTTCATGAGTCAGCTGTGAAGTACAGTCAAGTGCTATTATATCTGCACCAGCTTCCCATACCTCTCTGCATGCTTCAAGCGTAGGCGTAATAAATACATCAGTATCCTCATGCCATATTTTATACAATCCTATTATTGGTAAATCACAATTCTCTTTAATCAGTCTTATCTGCTCAGGGGTATTTGCCCTGATCCCCACAGCTCCTGCCCATTTCGCCGCCTGTGCCATTTTTACTACCATGTCATTTGTATAGATAGGTTCGTCCTTTTGTACCTGACAGGATACTATAAGTCCGTTTCTAAATGACTCCAATATCTCTTTCTTTCTTGGATCATTAGTTTTCATTAAAGTTTTCCTCCTTATTTGCATATAATGATGTTCTTGCTTCTTTTTTCATTTTTAGGAAAATCATTTACATAAATATGGGTAAATTCAGAGAAGTATCCAAAGGTACAGATACCTGCAAGTGAAAATTTCGAATCATCTACAAGTAAATAAGAATCTTTGCTTCTTTTCATAACCGCCTTTTTCAGGGCACCTATTTCAAATTCACTTGAATATACTTCGCCAAGCTCCAGATCAATACCGTTAGCACCAATAAAAGCATGGT from Sebaldella termitidis ATCC 33386 includes the following:
- a CDS encoding indolepyruvate ferredoxin oxidoreductase subunit alpha, with the protein product MAYSINKETCIACGACEGVCPVEAIAEADGKYAIDGATCIDCGACEGVCPVEAISGE
- a CDS encoding cysteine hydrolase family protein, with protein sequence MKEALLIIDVQNDYFENGKMELKNPLKALENIKRLLAKFRNEKKEIIFIKHIAIREEAGFFLKDTYGSEIHEAIMPLASEKIVVKNYPNSFFNTELDEYLKEKNIENLVITGMMTHMCVDSTTRAARDLGYKCVVIKDTCATRDFIFEGNIVTAEDIQSSFMTALGYYYAEILSCAEYLKN
- a CDS encoding winged helix-turn-helix transcriptional regulator, yielding MKLREEFTCPLELATDLISAKWKTIILWELSSGTKRLKDLRKIKNINEKMLLQHLNELIDAGIIAKKDYNTYPLRTDYYLTELGEKLLPTLEALQEFGKEFIKQGGSSMEEEIKLKSLELIKKSSVSIIGSVSSDGFPDIKAMLAPREINGLKEIFFTTNTSSMRVGQYRENPRASLYFYNDRLFIGVLLEGNMEVLTDSDTKKRIWRDGDTLYYKKGVDDEDYCVLRFTAKSGRLYENFSSVSFEI
- a CDS encoding D-2-hydroxyacid dehydrogenase, with product MKILLFHSKKFPITKEAQNIIDNEFQNHKFFTVNSRNSLFQELPDTDIFLTGVFTKEMADISKKLKWVNALSAGVDNFDLELFRKNNIIFTNSTGMHKIQMSEYAVMSMVMLIRNMNFFMKNQYNNIWNQEITQSQISGKTLGILGLGSIGRETARKAHFMGMKVIGLNTSGINKDEFIEKVYTLKDLDTVIKNSDFLINLLPSREETKYLLTLEKMKLMKKGAYFINMGRGSIISNDTLYEVLKDNIISGAVCDVFETEPLSQESPLWKLENLIITPHICGNSDTYIAKALRVFSDNFQNYINNEKMFNVIT
- a CDS encoding PTS sugar transporter subunit IIA, coding for MINILVMSHGEFAEGICKSAEMIIGEQENLKTVIFNPGESLDTLVEKLKKAINEFDNDFSHLLLVDIFGGSPSNATALLLAENYKINAVSGVNLPMLLEALTERENTAADMLVKQLKAAGNEGIIDITEAFSAE
- a CDS encoding PTS system mannose/fructose/sorbose family transporter subunit IID — its product is MSENNMKNEVTKKDLYKVGVRWLMSNTSAWNWERMQNVAFAWSMVPVLKKVTNTKEELGHALSRHMSFFNTEPTIGTPLIGAVAAMEVQKSKGEDIPDDVFNAIKSGLMGPMAALGDSLFASTGNALLLSFGMGLALEGNILGPVMFAVIWTAITIGFSMWGIQFGFKEGMKIMDSEIFSPEMISKATAFLAILGLTVVGGLSAQFISLKTKIAWGNGESVTKLQDIFDGLMPGILPFILVMVIWYLHDKKNISVMKLLLLLILIGAAGSLIRLF
- a CDS encoding PTS mannose/fructose/sorbose/N-acetylgalactosamine transporter subunit IIC, whose protein sequence is MTLLQAILVSLFAYLAWIATPWLGGQGISYHVFGKPLVAGLIVGIIMGDVRNGVIIGATINALYIGAVTPGGAMSSDINFAGYVGTALALSTGVTAEMAVSIAVPLGLVGTFVWQLFATINSFLVHKTDEYALNGEVGKLTFMTLGLPQIIALVLRFIPAFLVLYFGASIAQNLVQLIPEWLTNIITVIGGMLPALGMAVLLKMLLSSPALISYFIIGFIAVTALNLPIFTIALIGIALALISFLNNSSREAADV
- a CDS encoding PTS sugar transporter subunit IIB, whose product is MFLRIDDRLVHGQVVTAWIKQLNVKSILVIDDLAAGNPIISKALTMATPKNIKLVIKSVEDAKSCLCDFEEKDLLIITKAPVNAKKVIQENLCYEWKMNVGNMGMDAGRKKYAQTVYLDEENYAAIKELEAIENIDIFMQTVPGQTVTKF
- a CDS encoding pyruvate formate lyase family protein, whose protein sequence is MKKINISGAQNVEVSKKLPCEKSTAEQLDIMEEYTSVHKASLHLSKEKREINCLNVIFPRLFRNIEEDDLIAGRLDFLPVGFGSVTSVGGVGHYCVFDKLQKFQSELVSEEDKKRVDKIGKYWEEHDVKALYCKDVLTEDTIGRFIDCNYPLMATARLSGMMLDYPKLLDNGIDGLKNIIKDKLNKSAENEFLKIALETLDLYEKTVDYERKLIAKAMKNAGEERLKELLLIDESLSAIRNNKPKTFHQALQMFWLYALLAGCINYGRLDDYLGPYLKHDLETGLITEEDAYRYLKSLWTLIENRRTTVNGRIITGGYGRKNIEAADIFTRIALKVTKDCKYVEPQFTLRITKETPQDIMDMAYDCIGEGVTYPTLYNDEINIPAVMYSMRVDRETAEQYVPFGCGEFVIQGQSVGTPNILINLLKILNITLNKGIDPMDGKKKSGNIIMKDPDEYRSFDELYSKYKELLDYYLDLSADAQYHSYEVMNREVSFMFASILTNDCISRGKSILDGGVRYLGGTNETYGNINSSDALYAIKTLVFDQKKYTLKELNEAAHHNFKGYEKIREELWNCGKYGNDIEEADELANDLYEFVAKGNRDRGLKKGMDYFLIVISNNQTNTEWGRKTSASLDGRYSGQFMNPANNPQGGADKNGPTALLNSLSRFDAKYHGGSVQNIKFTPNMFNKNRKIIKSLFDTYFKKGGCHLMVTVVDRGVLKDAQDHPEKYPDLVVRVSGFSAIFVNLERDVQDEVMSRVLYDA
- a CDS encoding N-acetylmannosamine-6-phosphate 2-epimerase; the protein is MKTNDPRKKEILESFRNGLIVSCQVQKDEPIYTNDMVVKMAQAAKWAGAVGIRANTPEQIRLIKENCDLPIIGLYKIWHEDTDVFITPTLEACREVWEAGADIIALDCTSQLTHEKTKAWDLLPIVKREIPEAIIFADVANYAEARRAIDNGADIVAPTLYGYTEETKHIEGANMREFARMCRDFKDEAYVLMEGHIYTPEEAMECLYLGAHAVVVGSAITRPHLTAKRFVDLLGGYQDNWRDAERSKH